The Glycine soja cultivar W05 chromosome 15, ASM419377v2, whole genome shotgun sequence region ccttcaccttcttgttcGGTAATTTTGATCTTTATTTAGTATCCACTAGATGTGGCAAAAATGGGTTGAACCCATTTAAACTCTTGATGAAATGTATGATTTggattataaaatttgatcaaGAATTAAATATGGGTCTATTTAGTGAGCTGGGCCAACAAACACTCATACACAATGGGTTGAGTTTCATTTAAAAGCTCAAATTGAATTTGGATTATAACCAATGACTCGCTTCAAGCTTGTGATGGGGCCAAACTGAAAGTCGTTCGTGAAACGTGAGACTTAGTATTTAAATTCGGACTTTATAACCCAATCTAATCATGGTTCAAAACTTAGTCTGCAAAAAAACTTGTACAATGTGAGCTTCATACCATAAAAGCTTGGATTGAATCTTGGCTTTTTTACACGACCTATTATAGCTCGCAACTAGCATTGAGCTCACAAGAGACTCACTTCAAACTAGCTTGATGAAATGTTGGGCttcaactttaatatttttaaacgaAATACGTTTGAACCTTTTTAGCCCAATTTGCGCGTAACCCACACAAAAAGTGCAAATGAAACTTTCACCGATTGGACCTTATTTTGAAAGCCGAAATCAAACTCGCAACCAACCTAGTTCGAACTTGTTCAATGAAATGTAAGGCTTATACTTTAAACATTGAACACAATTTAAATATGTGCATTTTTAGACTGACCTGATCATGGCTTAATTCGAGCTTATTCCACAAGGGCCCCATACATAATAGGCTTTCAGTGAACTCAAACCTTATTTCAGAAGCTTGAATTGAttcttgttttttgtttatcttGACATGTAATTCTCAACTAGTTCGACTTGAATTTGCTTGATAAGATTTAAACTATGATTTGAGTATGACTTAAATCTAGACCATTTTAGTTAGAAATGGTCATGATCCAGTCTAAGTTTAGCCTAAAAGCTCGTAAaaacttaaagaaaaataatatgattgacaacaaatttttaaaactataatgAAGCAAACTAAAAACtgaaaacaacaaaatgaaagCCTCTAATCCGATTAAATTGAGTTGGGTTACACACTTTAATATTACAACAAGGCTAATGAATCCAAACAAATATTTCTTtcgactttttttttaagagcaATAGATCGACACCAACCCTTTTGTTAGCTagttccaacaccaacggatttGTTTtggtaatattttcattttgtttttaaatacttCAACATCAACTCAACCAGAGTATTTACTACTGGATTGgtttagaaatttcaaaactcGGACCAACCCAGCCCATGAATGCATTTAATGTATTGAAGAGCGCAGTAATCTTGGATTCAACTAGCACTCAtacaatacaaaatttaagctATAACTTTAATCTATTGGGCCACATAAAATCATATACTATATTTTTAGTCGAATAGTGTGGAAACAAATTGAAGGTTGATTCACCTTTGGACTTTCAAGTCCACATattgtaaattgtaaataaGCAGAAAAATCACATATCATCATGagaaaatccaaaaatattagaattttccttttcctcttcgTTGTCAATATCATCATACTTCGACACTGGTCACTTAGTATTCTTCATTGTACCTTTTACCAGTCGAcctctaaaataaaaatgcaaagcTGTTTCTATTCGGTGATTAAAATCAAGCATAATTGCGAAACTTGGATTCCTTCTCAATCCAAGGGTCGCAGTTACACTCGTACCCCTTCAAGAAAGCAAGTATGCACTTGctacaaaatgaaaattaacatgACACTTCAATGACTACTTGGGCTAGTGTCCAGCAACCGTCGCACGTCGGTAATGTAGCTGCATGTTAATGTAAAAACAAGAATAGAAAACGACAAGGAAACGTATTAACTGTGATGATTTAACAGCAAAGAAATAACAAATCATTTGTCCACTCTTCATCTACCATCACTTGCCATCCTCGTAGGATCATAAGCTGATTGAGATTTGACAATGACCTTCAgaaagaatatatatttatatatgtacacTCTACCTTCGTAATATCCACCCATACGCAGACTCCTCAATGAATATACTGACCAAACGGAAGATGTGACAAATACTTCGACTAAAGATGACAAACTCCATACCCAAACTCAGTTCAATTGGCTACTCAAACTTGGAGACCGAAAAGTTAATAGCATGTTAACTTCTCAAGAAATGCCCCCTAAAATTCAATATGCGTATTGGCTTTACCCCCTCCACCACAAAGCggacaacaaaaagaaaaatataaaaccaaAACAACTTCAACTCAGCAGAACACATTCTAACTGCATTAAAGTGGTCCCAGCGTCTAGCAGGTTTCTGCATATATATACAAGTTTTCAACCCACATAGCCATTTTGGTTATAAATCAATGGACAAGCTCACCTCACATGTGGCGTATGATAGCATTTCATATTCATTGGACTCGCTCTCTTTTAGTGGCCTTGTTGCTATTCAAGACCACCAACCAAAGCTCCCTTCTCCTAACCGGGCTAAAGACTACCAGGTAAGCAAGCATGACTCAGAATTTGAATTTACCAGCACTAAAGCAAACTTGAATTCTGCTGTCAATCCAATCAAGATCACTCCTGCTGACCAACTTATTTCCAATGGTCGACTTCAACCACAAGCACTTGCCATCCAAACAAATCAGTCTCTGATCAGAAATCTACC contains the following coding sequences:
- the LOC114387587 gene encoding uncharacterized protein LOC114387587; amino-acid sequence: MDKLTSHVAYDSISYSLDSLSFSGLVAIQDHQPKLPSPNRAKDYQVSKHDSEFEFTSTKANLNSAVNPIKITPADQLISNGRLQPQALAIQTNQSLIRNLPSSSNSLLATHSSSKMSCSKTGSNMKYHEQLNEASKHANKKSTVTRTGFGQKMKSFLSPCRECRTIKQGAVKAQTVPGENLKID